GTGCGCGCGCGCCTGGTTGAACACGTTCCACGTGTAGGTGCCATCTCGTTCTTGGAGCTTCTCCCAAAGGGAGAGATCGTGCGCAAGAGCATCATCGCGTGTCTCGAAGTACACCACGTCCACATCGTTAAGTGGTGTACGGTGCGTGTAGCCGTGGAGGACGTCCCACACGGTGTTGCGAATGGCGCCAGCCGCAATGTACCAGTCGGGAAGATGGAGGTCACGCACAATTTGAAGCGCGCCAATGAGACGCGGTTCGTGCCGAATGATCTCTACGAGTTTTGACGGAAGATCACTCATACCGTTTCTGGTTTGTGTGTCGCGAGAATGATGACGGCGACGAAACTCCATGTGAGGATGGCCAGATCGTTTTTAAAGTACGGCACATCGACAAGACCGTGAACAAACATGGTAAGTAACGCCGCGGTTCCCGCAAGGACGAACCGATCCTGCCGGTGCCGCCAGACGATTTTTGCGAGGGTGTACGCAAGGAGGAGAAATCCCAGGAGCCCCAGGAGCCCAAGCTCTACCCAGATGTTTAGGAAAATATTGTGTGGGTATTGGAAGATTTCGAATCGCGTGTCTTTATGGTACGGCTCTATCGCTCTGGGATAGCCCGACAGACCGGCACCGAAAATAAACTGCACGGGCTCGTCTGTGAGCATGATCCACGTTTCACTCCATTGCGATCGCCGCACTTCTCCAGACCAATCACGCAGAGTCACCTTGTCTTTAATGGAGGAAGACAGAAGCACGGCAAGGAGGAATGCCACGCCTATGGCAAGGACGCCCGTGCGTAGAGATTTCTTTTGCGAAAGAAAGGCAACAAGAACGAGTGAGGCCGGAATAGCCACCAATGCAGCTTCGGTCTCTGCCGCCACAATGGCGTTGATGCCAAAAGCGATGGCCCACACAAAAAACGCACGCGGCTTTCTACCAAACACCAACAAGGCGCTTATGATGGGTGCCACGAAAAGTCCGAGCGCGTTGGGATACGCAAAGACGCTCGTGATGCGTCCCTCAATGTCCCACGGGGCGGGAATTCCAAGCCCTGTAAAAGTTTGCGCGAGTCCTCCGAGGGATAGGACCAGGACACTTCCCGCGAGTGCAGCCAAAAGACGCGGAAGGTCGTCGCGTTTCAGGATGGAGACGAGGGCGACAAAAAGAATAAGTGGCTCCACGAAGTACGCTTTCAGAATTCCCAATGCCGCAAAAAAATCCGGGGCGATGAAAAGGGAGAGAATACCTGCCGCAAGAATTACAGTAATGGGGAGTCGAAGAGATAGGAACGCACTTGGTGTACAACGAGCAAGACGCCAGGGTTTCTCTTTGAGTGAGCGAATGACCCATGCTGCAAAAAATATCCATACCCACACTTCAAGCATGGTGGTTGGGATGCCAAGAACATCAAAACGCCACAGGTAGATAGGCGCGGCGGCGACAAGAAAGAGAAGGGTCGTCTTCAAGTCTCTCCATGCCAATACACCAAAGAGCACGGTGGCAATAAAACCAAACGCGATCATACTAGGTGCTAAAAAGAAGTTCGCGGACCATTGCCGGACGCACACCGCCCAAAGCCATAACGGCGGCTACATAGAGCGTGGTGCCGATAAACACCGTTGGGAAAAGGGAAAGGGAGGGAAGAGCCCAAAGCACGAGAGCCATAATGGCACTTGCGCCAAGAGCAACTCCTGCAAAATGGAGTGAGAGGCGCGTGTGTGAAGTGCGGAGCACCACCATTGTGGTAAGCAGGTTAATCATGAGTTCGCTTGCTACCGTCATGAGTGCGGCGGCGGGGAGGCCGAAGCGCGGAATAAGAAGGAAGTAGCCGGCAAGAGCAAAGACGGCGGTGAGCGCGTACCACCCGATGACCGCGCGCTGCTTATGGATGGCGACCACCGCATGTCCGCTCAATGCCCCAAAGAATATGGGGATAAGAGCCAGCATGAGAAGAGAAAGAATGGGGCCGGAGCGTGCAAACTCTTCCCCAGCAATAAGGCGCATGAGGGCGTTTGCCACAAACGGCGTGCCGACGACGAGCGGGAGGACAAAAAGAGCGAAGACATCAAACGTTCGCTGAAAGAAGGTCTGAAAAATCTCTCTCTGTTTATTCGCCCATGCCGAAGCCATCTGCGGCAGCACAAGCCCCATGTACATGACGGGAAGTGCCGTGAACACATCCACAAATCGGTAGCCGGCACCATAGATTCCCACCTCTGATTGCGGGAAATAAAATCCAAGAATGATGATGTCGCTTTTAAGATACAGAAGATTGAAGAAAATAGACACGCCGATCGGCCACGACTGACGAAGAGCTGTGCGCCATATGGAGAGGTCTACCGTGGGGAGCAGAGAGACAAACGGACGCGCCTCGCGCAGGGTTGCGAGGAGCTGAACCACGTTCCCCACGGTCGTGGCCGCCATCATGGCCACGACGCCAAACTCGGCAGCGGCGACGTACCACACAAGGGCCAGGGTGCAGAGGCGACCGATCATCTCTGCACGCACCGCGCGCTTCATCTCCAAATGCTTTTGGAAAATCCCTGTAAGCATCCCCGAAGCTGAGAGGGCGAGGTAGCTTAACGAGCCTACCGCGATTGCCCACTGAATAGCCGGCGGGTAAGGAGTGAGAAAAGCAAGTCCTGCCGCCGTGCCAAGCAAGACAACACCAAGGGCAAGACGCAAACCAAAAAATGCGCGCGCCAGCCGACTCTCGTCTACGTCATCTTGGGAGAGGAGTTGGAGAAATGTAAGCGTAAGCCCAGCGTCCACGACAATGGCCACCATCTGCAAGTAGGTCGTAGCGGTGGTGAATTCTCCATATCCAGCGTCGCCAAGCGCACGTGTCATGAGGGCCAGGGTAACGAGTCCGAGCAGAACACCCACTACTCGCCCGCCGAACTGCACAGCATAGTTTTTCGCAATAGAAGCCATGGCGGTCATAGATACCGCGTATTGTCGTGGAAGTTGGGGGATCGGTCAATTTTTGTTACACTGGAGCTCTTATGAGATTGATGGGTTTCATTTTTTTTCTCCTTCTTCTCCCCTCTGTTGTTTCGGCGGCGCCGCGGAAAGGATATGAGGCGCTTGCGACAGGCGTACCAAGTAAAAATCAACTGACATTTGAGGCAGGGGAGCGCAAAGAGGTGACGTTCGCGTTTCGCAATATCGGCACAAAAGTATGGAAGAATGATGGGGCGGGGTACGTGTCACTTTACACGGTGGAGCCCAATTACCGCAAAAGTATTTTCGACCCTGGCACCTGGCTGGCTCCCGCACAGGTGAAGCGTGTCGGCCAAGCATCTATAGCAGTTGGCGAAGAGGGGACCGTCACGTTTGAGCTCGCGGCGCCAGGGATGCCCGGAGCATATACGGAGAGTTTTCAACTTGCCGCTGAAGAAGTCACATGGATTCCCGGTGGGAAAGTCACACTTACCATTGTGGTGACAGAACCGACTGCTGCCCTCTTGGATTTTGGAGGTGAGGAGAGCGGGCAGGATGTTGATGCAGAGACGGTAGGTGCGGAAGGGTACACGGCCGAGATTGTCGTGCGCAGCGCCGACCGTGTGGTGACGAAGGGTGGCCGCTCGATTCTCTACACCGTTGGCATCAAAAATACAGGAACGAAGACGTGGCAAAAGCGAGCGATAGATGTACCGGCAGCCTCGATGGCGTTTGCGCATCCCGCGTGGGTGAGTGCCTCCCGCGCGGCTGTTCAAAACGAGGGGACCGTGCCGCCCGGGGCGACCGATGTCATCTCGTTTGCTTTTCTTACGCCGCGAACTGCCGGCGAACACCTTGTGACCTTCCGATACACCGCAGACGGCACGGAAGTGATCGGCGGAGAGATAACCATTCCGGTGGAAGTTACGACAGACGCTGGCGAGGTTATCTCCTCCCCCATTAAGGATGGGATTCTCGATCGTATGGATAAAATCGTCGAACCCACTCTGCGTGTGGGGGTGCTGTTGGTGGACGAGGAAACACAGAATAAGGTTGTCTTGCGGTGCGATTGCGAAATGCTCTCGGTCGGAGACGAGACGGGGGTGCGGTTAGGGAGTGTGCCGCGCGCAGGGGAAGTCGTCGCTCTCTACAAAGATGGGCAGTATTTCTTTGATGCCGGAGACGGACTCCAGTCCTCTCCCACGCCACTGCGCTTTATTCCCGATGTGCCAAATGCCGTTCTGACAATCACCAATTTTGATCGCCGTGCGACACGGGGCACCGAGTTTGCGGATAACCAGTTCCGGAATATTTTAGAGATTCGTCATAACACAAAAAAAGATCGCATCTGGGTCGTTAACGAACTCCCTATAGAAATGTATTTGCGTGGCCTTGCCGAAACGTCTAACGCGTCGCCCATCGAATATCAAAAAGCTATTGCGACGGCCGCGAGAAGTTACGCCTATTACCAGTCGGAGCGCAAAACAAAATATACGGCAGAGGGATTCATGGTGGATGCGTACCGTGACCAAGTCTACAAGGGTTATGGAAGTGAGGCGCGCATGCCGCAGTTTGTGGCGGCAGTACAAGCGACGGCGGGCGTGGTGGTGACGCACGATGGTCAGACGGCGCTTACGACCTATTTCGCCAGTTCCGACGGGCGCACGCGCAGTTGGAGTGAGGTGTGGCGTGGCGCCCTCCCGTACCTTGTTTCTGTTCCTGTTGCGTGCGATGAAGGAAAGAGTTTACGCGGACACGGGGTGGGCATGAGTGCAACCGGCGCAGCCTGCCAGGCACGTCAGGGGTTGGGGTGGAAGGAAATCATGAAGAGCTACTACACGGGCATAGACTTCCGTCGCGAGTGGTAAAACAAAAAAGGTGCCAGGCACCTTTTTCTTTACTTTTTGACCAAGTGACGGTACTTCCGGCGGATGGTGATTTTCTTGCCGATCTTGGTATTTTTATTCGCATGACGAATGCGAGCTCGCATGGCGCTGTTCATAGAGGGTTGTTGTGTGGGCCAGACTGTATCACGCCTTTGCCGGTGTGCCAACCCCCTGCTCGTGGATACGGTCTTTTTCCGAGAGTTCCATAATTTTCATCTTCATTTCGTCTGGACGCGCGATCTGTTTCATGTGGAAGCGTTCATGTTCGGCGGCCGTCTGTACGAATACGTCGCCAAACTTGAAAAATGTTTGCAGGATGCCTTTGGTTTCGGCGGTGACATCTTGGATAGAAGAGAGGTTGAGTTCGGACGCGGTGCGGCGGAACAAGCCGTGTTGCTCAATGTTCAGCACGCGGCCGCTGGTCAGAATCCAGACATCCAAAAAGTAATCAATAAAATCTGTGAAAGAAAACAGCCACACGGCAAGAGTATAGGTCACCGTAAGGAGGAGGAGAATCGGCCGGGCGACCGTGTGATCTAGGAGAGCGGGGGCAGCAAAAACAATGAGTTGATAAACGCCAAGCGGCACGGCAAAAAGCACGAGGGCGGTGAGAATGATTTTCAAGGGGACGATCCAATGTGCGCGACGGATCAGAACGACCGTTTCGCCCGGCTCGAGTTTTGTGACTATTGCGTGGGCCATATTATTTTAGCGTCGCCGGAGGAAGTTCGAAGAAATTGGGAAGGGAGTCGGGGGAGATGGTCGTGGCTTGCATCCAATCAAGCGGCTCCAAAATGAGAAATCCGCCGCCGAGCAAAAGAACCGTTCCTGCGAGGTACACACTTAAGACAAGGAAAGGAAGGGCACCCCCGTCGGCATAGCGGATCAAGTGATAGGTATTGAACAGACAGACAAGGAGAAAGAAAAACAGGAAGACTCCAAAGGGAATGAGCACGTACCAGAGAGGGAATGTCATAAGAGGGAGGGGGAAACTGCGGGACAGGGAAGACCGAGATGTTCGTACGCTCGAGGGGTGGCTTTGCGGCCGCGTGCGGAGCGTTCCAGGAATCCAAGCTGGAGTAAAAATGGTTCATGTACGTCTTCAAGTGTGTCCGTTTCTTCTTGAGTGGCGGCAGCGAGAGTGGAAAGACCCACAGGGCCGCCGCCGAACTTCTCCACGAGCGTATGTAAAATGTGCCGGTCTGCGGCGTCCAGGCCAAGTGGATCAATCGCGAGCATCTCGAGCGCTGCAAGCGCGCTCTCTGCCGTGACGGTGCCGCTTCCGCGGACTTCGGCAAAGTCGCGTGCGCGCTTCAGCAGACGATTTGCGACGCGCGGGGTGCGGCGTGCGCGTGATGCAATGACCGATGCCGCCTCGTGTTCCATAGGGATGCTCATTTTCGCTGCGCTTTGGTGCACGATGCGCTCAAGCTCTGCCGGAGTGTAAAAGTTGAGGTGATAGGTGGCGCCGAAACGATCACGCATGGGGCTTGAAAGCAAGGAGAGGCGCGTGGTGGCGCCGATAAGCGTGAACGGCTCAAGGTTCAACCGGAGAGTGCGCGCCGTCGGTCCCTTTCCCACCACGAGATCAAGCACAAAATCTTCCATTGCGGGGTAGAGGACTTCTTCGATCATTTTGTTAAGGCGGTGGATTTCGTCAATGAAAAGGATGTCGCCCGGACCGAGATTGGAAAGGATAGCAGCCAAATCGCCCACGCGCTCAAGCGCTGGCCCGCTTGTAATGCGGATGTTGGCGCCCATTTCTCTCGCAAGGACGTGGGCGAGGGTCGTTTTTCCTAATCCAGGATTGCCGTAGAGAAGCACGTGCTCCAGAGGCTCTTGCCGTGCCTTCGCCGCTTCAAGGAAGATATGCAGATTTTCCTTCAGCTCTTCTTGTCCAACGAACTCTTCAAGGGTCTCTGGACGCAAACGCATTTCAAACGACCGCTCCTCGTTATTTGTATTTTGTGGAGTGACTGGAGAGGCGAGTTGTTCTTCTGTCCGCTCGAGCATAGTGTGGCCATTTTCCCAGCTCCTGTGATGTACGTCAATTTCAATACTGTGGTGCTACGGGAGGGATTCGAACCCTCAATCCTTGCGGCAAGGGAGTTTAAGTCCCTCGTGTATACCAATTCCACCACCGTAGCATGTAAAAGGCCACAAAAGCGTACCGTGGAAAAGTTGAACTGTCCACTCTTGCGAGTCGTGGCCTCGCGTGTTATATTCGTCTCGTTTTGCGGCAGTAGTTCAGTGGTAGAACGTCTCCTTGCCAAGGAGAAGGTCGCCGGTTCGATCCCGGTCTGCCGCTCCATCTCGTTTTCACATGTTCCTCGATCAAAAAGACTCCATGGCTGGAGTCTTTTTGCGTTTCGGGTTTTTTGCGGACTATGGCCTGCTGATAGCCTGTAGTTCACTCACGGCTTGCGGTTCAACCTCGAGGGTATTGGCC
Above is a window of Candidatus Uhrbacteria bacterium DNA encoding:
- a CDS encoding nucleotidyltransferase family protein, yielding MSDLPSKLVEIIRHEPRLIGALQIVRDLHLPDWYIAAGAIRNTVWDVLHGYTHRTPLNDVDVVYFETRDDALAHDLSLWEKLQERDGTYTWNVFNQARAHEKFPLYPTHGPTSIFMSYWSETPTCVGVRLEPDDTLTISAPHGLEDLFHLRVRPVPPPFQDMELYRRRTTAKRWQETWPHLQIDKDV
- a CDS encoding O-antigen ligase family protein; translation: MIAFGFIATVLFGVLAWRDLKTTLLFLVAAAPIYLWRFDVLGIPTTMLEVWVWIFFAAWVIRSLKEKPWRLARCTPSAFLSLRLPITVILAAGILSLFIAPDFFAALGILKAYFVEPLILFVALVSILKRDDLPRLLAALAGSVLVLSLGGLAQTFTGLGIPAPWDIEGRITSVFAYPNALGLFVAPIISALLVFGRKPRAFFVWAIAFGINAIVAAETEAALVAIPASLVLVAFLSQKKSLRTGVLAIGVAFLLAVLLSSSIKDKVTLRDWSGEVRRSQWSETWIMLTDEPVQFIFGAGLSGYPRAIEPYHKDTRFEIFQYPHNIFLNIWVELGLLGLLGFLLLAYTLAKIVWRHRQDRFVLAGTAALLTMFVHGLVDVPYFKNDLAILTWSFVAVIILATHKPETV
- a CDS encoding flippase, which gives rise to MTAMASIAKNYAVQFGGRVVGVLLGLVTLALMTRALGDAGYGEFTTATTYLQMVAIVVDAGLTLTFLQLLSQDDVDESRLARAFFGLRLALGVVLLGTAAGLAFLTPYPPAIQWAIAVGSLSYLALSASGMLTGIFQKHLEMKRAVRAEMIGRLCTLALVWYVAAAEFGVVAMMAATTVGNVVQLLATLREARPFVSLLPTVDLSIWRTALRQSWPIGVSIFFNLLYLKSDIIILGFYFPQSEVGIYGAGYRFVDVFTALPVMYMGLVLPQMASAWANKQREIFQTFFQRTFDVFALFVLPLVVGTPFVANALMRLIAGEEFARSGPILSLLMLALIPIFFGALSGHAVVAIHKQRAVIGWYALTAVFALAGYFLLIPRFGLPAAALMTVASELMINLLTTMVVLRTSHTRLSLHFAGVALGASAIMALVLWALPSLSLFPTVFIGTTLYVAAVMALGGVRPAMVRELLFST
- a CDS encoding PH domain-containing protein, with translation MAHAIVTKLEPGETVVLIRRAHWIVPLKIILTALVLFAVPLGVYQLIVFAAPALLDHTVARPILLLLTVTYTLAVWLFSFTDFIDYFLDVWILTSGRVLNIEQHGLFRRTASELNLSSIQDVTAETKGILQTFFKFGDVFVQTAAEHERFHMKQIARPDEMKMKIMELSEKDRIHEQGVGTPAKA
- the ruvB gene encoding Holliday junction branch migration DNA helicase RuvB; amino-acid sequence: MLERTEEQLASPVTPQNTNNEERSFEMRLRPETLEEFVGQEELKENLHIFLEAAKARQEPLEHVLLYGNPGLGKTTLAHVLAREMGANIRITSGPALERVGDLAAILSNLGPGDILFIDEIHRLNKMIEEVLYPAMEDFVLDLVVGKGPTARTLRLNLEPFTLIGATTRLSLLSSPMRDRFGATYHLNFYTPAELERIVHQSAAKMSIPMEHEAASVIASRARRTPRVANRLLKRARDFAEVRGSGTVTAESALAALEMLAIDPLGLDAADRHILHTLVEKFGGGPVGLSTLAAATQEETDTLEDVHEPFLLQLGFLERSARGRKATPRAYEHLGLPCPAVSPSLL